CTCAACGATGTGCGTCGCTCGCCGAAGCCACCGAACGACGAGCGCGGCACTTTCTCCACGAAGCCCCACGTGAGCACCGCCAAGACCGCCACCGACGCCACCATGGTAACCGCGCGCCACCGCAGCAAGCGTATGAGCACACGCGCGTACAGACGCCGCAGGCGCGGCCACGCGGCGTTCTGTGCGGCGACACCCTTCCCCAGTGCCGGCACGACGAGCAGCGCCGTGAATACACTCCACCCCAGTGCAAACACGAATGCCGCCGCAAACGGCACGAACGCGGCTCGCGTGTCACCTTGCAGATACAAGAACGGAAAGAGCACGACGGCGGTGGTGAGCGTGCTGCCGATGATCGCCGGCATGATGCGCTGCGTCGCGCGCGCCCGGCCATCGGGCGTATCGGGCTCGGTGCCCAAGCGCTCGACCACCACAAGCCCGTTCTGCACCAAGATGCCGACGCCCATGCCGAGCCCGGCCAGGGTGAGCAGGTTGGCGGGGATGTTGAACAGATAGAGCGAGAGCGCCGTGGCGGCGATCGCGACGGCGGTGGTGCCCATCACCACGGCCACCGCGCGCCAACGGCGCAGCGTGAAGGCGAGCACCAACAGCACGCACCCGAACGCAATGGTGCTACGCAGGGCGAGATCGTCGAGCTCTTCCTTCAGGTCTTCGCTTTCGTCGTTGTTGATGCGCAGCCGTACCGCCGGCGGCATGTTGGGCTCGAGGTCTTTGATCGCGGCCCGCAGCGCCGCCGCCGTCTTGATGGCATCGGCCCCGGGATGCCGCGAGATCTCCACTGCGACGGCTGGCGCACCATCGATGCGAAAGAAGCGGCCGCGCGCGTCTTCTTCGGCGCGCACCGTGGCCAGCTCGCCCAGCTTGAATACGCGCGCGCCGGGTCCACGCACCGGTAACGCCTGCAGATCTTCCAGCGCTTTCGGTTGGTCGCGCAACACGACGTTCTGTGAGGTGGCGTGCGTCGGGTCGCTGCCGCGATCGAGCGCCCCCAACGCCTGCACCATGCGCGCGCCGGCAATCGCCTCTGACAATCGCTGCGGCGAGATGCCGATTCGTCGCAGCTGCACCGGATCGTACGACACCGACACGCCCATGTCGGTACCACCGCGCACTTGCACGCCAGCGACTCCGGGAATGCTGCCCAATCGCGGACTCACGCGCTCTTCGAGCAGCTTCTGCAACGTGCCCGACGTGTACGGTCCGAACACCGAGAGGGACATCAACGGCGCTTCTTCCAGCCCCTCCGGCACGTAGTTGGCCACCGTGGGCGGGCTCGCCCCCGGCGGCAAGTCGGCGCGCAACAGCTCGAGTCGCTCGAGAATGGCCAAGCGCGCCATTTGCACATCGGCGCGCGCTTCCAACTCGACGGTAAGCATCGCGTAGTCGTCGTTGGAATTGCTGGATACGCGCCGAACCCCGCGCACGCCCTGGATGGCCGCTTCCACCGGGCTCGTGAGATACGTCTCGATCACTTCCGGCGACGCACCGGGCCAACTGGCGAAGACGCTGAGCCGCGGTAGCTCCACGGTGGTACGCGTGGCCAGCGGCAATCGCGTAAACGCAATCGCGCCGGCCAACAACAGCGCGACGCAGATCGCCCACACCACCGCCGGCCGGTGGGTCGCGAAGCGAATCACGCGACGCGCGCCGCACCGCGAATTGCACGGCTCGCGGTGCGGCGTTCGGTGCGCCGCTCCAGCACCGCGTAGGCCGTGGGCAACAGGAAGAACGTGACCAGCAGCGCGCTGATGCTGCCACCGATAATGCCGGCCGCCAGCGGCTGGTACAGCGCGCCGCCGCTGCCCCAGCCGAACACCAGCGGCAACACACCGGTCACGGTGGTAATTGAGGTCATCGCAATCGCGCGCAGTCGCTGCTCACCGCCGCGAATGATCGCGTCGTCGATGCTGTGCCCGTCTTCGCGGAACTTGCGGATGGCATCGAGCTTGACCACCGCCTCGTTGTCGGCCATGCCGATCATTACCACGATGCCGATCAAGCTCACGGCGTTGAGCGACTGCCCGGTAAGCCACAAGAAAATCACCGCACCGGCACCGGCCAACGGCACGGTAAGCATGACCACCAGTGGAATCGTGAAGCTCGCAAATTCGCCCGCTAACACCAGGAACATGAGCAGGGCCGCCAACACCGCCACCAGCGTGAGTTCACTGCTCGTACGCTCGCGCTCGGCGTCAGCGCCGCCCACCTGCCACGACACCCCGGCCGGTAGCGTGAGCGCCGCCATGCGCGCCTGCACGTCGGTGGTGGCTTTTGCGGTGCCACCGCTCTCCACCAACCCCTCGATGATCGTAACCGGTCGCTGCCCCACGCGCACCACTTCCAGTGGCGCCCGCGTTTCGCGCACCTGCACCAGCTGCGCCAGCGGCACCCCGCGCAACGGCGTTCTGAGTGCGGTCTCCAGCTCTTCGTTGCGCAGGCCGGCATAGCGCACCATGATCGGCGTGCGACGATCAGTCTCGCGCAGCTCACTCGCACTCACTCCACCCAACGCGCCCGCCAACGCACTGGCGACCTGCTGCGGTACGATGTCACGTTCCGCCATGCGGGCGCGCTCCAGCGACACTTCCACAATCGGCTGCGTCGCGGCGAAGGCATCGCGCACATCCGTGAGCGATGGCACCGTTTGCATGGCCGTGCGCACGGTGTCGGCCCATCGTTGCGATTCCACCAGCGTGGGGGCCGACAGCTCCACGCGCACCAGTCGTCCTTCGCGGCCGATCAGCGAACCGAACTCCGATTGGCCGGCGAGATCGATGGCCAACGCACCCTTCGCCAGGTCCGGCAATTTGGCGCGCAGCTGCTGGGCAAACGCAGCCGCATCGGCACGCGCGGGCACCGGCACGATGAGCTGCGCCGTCGCACTCGATCCGGGATCGGCACCGGCCAGGATCTCCTCGTCGGTGGCCTTGCCCACGCGCGCGTAGATGCCTTTGGCACCGAGCGATCGTGCGGCGCTTTCTACGCGCGCGACCTGCGCCGCCGTGGCTTGAATGCTAGTGCCTTCCGGGAGTTGGACCGCCGCCACCAGCACGCCTTCGTCTACGCGCGGCAGGATTTCCTTCGGCAGCGTGTAAATGAGCACCACGGTGACCGCCAACAATGCGCCGGCCATGCCGAACACCGATCGCGGATGCGACAGCGACCACCGCATCCCTCGCTCATACCAGTCGGTGAGCGTGCGTCCCCATGCGTCGAGGGTGCGCGCGGCAGCCGACGGTGTCTTCGGCGGCGCGATTGGCGCAGGCGCAGCGTTCGCGAGCTTGCGGCGCCCCACGATCATCACCGGCATAAGGGTGAGCGCCAACACCAGCGACGCTGCCACCGTGGTCACCACACTCAAGCTCAAGTCGCGGAACAGCGCCGCGGCGAGTCCACGCACGAAGATGATAGGTCCGAACACCAGCACTGTCGTGAGCGTGCCGGCGAACAGCGGCGCCGCGACTTCATCGGTTCCGGTAACGGCCGCCTCCAACAGCGACATCCCTTCTTCACGTCGGCGCCCCACCGACTCAGCTACCACGATCGCCGTGTCCACCAACAAGCCGGTGCCCAATGCTAGGCCACCTAAACTCAGCACGTTGATGGAGACATCGAGCGCCTGCAGCGCCACCAGCGCCATCAGCACCGACAACGGCACCGTGACACCGATGGCGAGTGACAATCGCCAGTCGCGCAGAAACACGAAGATCACGAGTAGCGACAACAGTCCGCCGGCCACGATCTCCTGCCCCAAATTCGACAGCGCATCGACCACGAAGTCGGCCTGCGCCGCCACCACCGTCATCGAGACGCCCGGGAACTCCTTCTCGAGTTGGGCAATGGCGTCGGTCATGCGACGGGTGACGGCCACCGTATTCGAGCCGGCGTCTTTGTACACCACCATACCGATGGCCGACGTGCCATCGAGGCGCGTGAGCGTTTGCGGATCGGCCAACCCCAGCGACACCGTGCCCACATCGCGCAGCGTGATGCCGGCACCCACGCGTCCGATCGGCGTATCGAGAATCTCCGACGGGTTACGGAACTCCGTGAGCGCCCGCACCGAGAAGCGGAACTGTCCTTTCCGAATGGTGCCGCCGGCACCCGTCGCATTCTCGGCCCGGATCGCGGCCGCCACGTCTTCCGGCGTGAGATCGAGCGCGCGCAGCTTCCCGGGGTCGAGCTCGACGCGGATCTCATCGTCGGGCGCGCCTACTACCGCGACACTCGAGACGCCTTCGATTTGCTCGAGCCGTCGCGCGTGCACTTCGGTGGCCGTACGCGCCAAGCTGCGCAAGTCGCCACCACCCTGCGCCCGCGAGTCCTTCGCCGCCTGCGTCTGCGATTGACGAATGGCCAGCACGGCGATGGGCCGCTCGCCCGGGTCACTGGTGAGCAGTGTGGGGCGATCGGCGCGCTCGGGCAGCTGGCTGCGCGCCGCGTCGAGCCGTTCGCGCACCGACAGCACGGTGGCGCGCATGTCGGTGCCCCACTCGAACCGTGCGGTGGTCGTCACTTCATTGTTGCGACTCACACTGCGCAACTCGGTCAGCCCTGGCGTGGCGCCGATCGCTTCTTCAATCGGCTCCGCCACGAAGCGCGACACTTCGGGTGCCGCGGCACCAGTGTATACCGTGCGAATGGTGAGCACCGGCAGCGACACATCGGGCAGCAGCGACACCGGCAACCGGCTCAACGAGACGGAACCCAGCAGCACGACGGCCAGAATGGCGGAGAGCGTCGCGACGGGGCGACGCACCGCATAGGCGGCGAGACTCACGCGCCGCCCTCCCTATCGCTTGAGTTTCGGCGCACGATCGCTCGGCGCACGCTCACCCGACGCACCGGGAGTGGGCGACGCTTCGCGCGGCGCCGTCACGCGCACCGGCGCATCATGCGTGAGCGTGAGATGTCCTTCGGTGATGATCTGATCGCCGGGATTCACCGGGATCTGTCCGGTGGTGGAATCGGGGAGTACTTCGGTATCGACGCCATTGGTGCGACCGGGTACGATGTACGTCCACTGGGCGCGGCCATCTTTGACCACGAACACCAGCGGTCGTCCGTCGCGCTCAATGACAGCACGCGACGGCACCATGCGGCGTCCCGGCAATCGTGTGGCCTCGAGTTGCACGTCGGCGTACATGCCGGGGCGCAGTGTGCCATCGCCCTGCACGCGCACGATGGCGCGTCCGGCGCGCGTGACCGAATCCACCAGCGGCAACAGCGCATCCACGCGACCTCGCAGCAATCGACCCGGCGCGCCGGCACTGCTGATGCTGGCTTCACCGCCAACACGCACCAACGGCAGGTCGTGTTCGAGCACCTGCGCCTCGATGCGCAGATTGCGCGTGTCCACGACGGTGAGCAGTGCCTGCCCGGCACTGACCTTCTCGCCGGCCGAGATCTCGATGGCGTCGACCGTGCCGTCCACGGGGCTTCGGATCGTGGCGCGATCCTGTTCGTACTTGGCGCGCTCGAGGCGCAACCGCGCGCCCACCAAGCCCGCCTTGTTCATGAGTGCCTTGCGCTGCTCGGGCGTGGGGCCGCGGCCGGTCACCACCGACTCCGGCACGAAGCTTTCCAGAAAGCGCTGCTCCGCTTCATCGGTGCTGGCCTGCGCGTCGCGCACCGAGAGATCGAACGGATACCCATCGAGACGGGCCAGCACCTGTCCCTTGGATACCGCTTGCCCGGGCCGTACCACGAGTTGCGCCACCGTGCCCGCCACCTCGGCGCGCAGCTTCACCGCCGCATCGGAGCGGATCTGTCCCGTGGTGGTTACCCGAAGCACCAGGTCGCCGTCGCGCGCCTCTTCGGCCATCACCGGTAACGCCAGAGCCGGGCGACCGGCTTCCTCCGCCGCTTCCTGCGCGGCGGTGGAGGTGGCGCTCGTGGAATCGGTGGTGGCGGCGGCGTCGCCCTTGTTGCAGGCGACGAGCGCGAGCAGCAGTGGCGCCACAGTCTGCAGGCCGAAGGTCACACGGGTAACGGACCGAGCGAGGCTGAGAGGGAGCATTGGAGTCGAGAGTGGCGAGGCCCGTGCACGCGGGACAGCGGCGACGGGCGATGGCACGCAATTGGTGTCATCCCGCCGGCCAAAGGTTGCCGTCAGGTAAGTCTCGACAAGTATGGAGCGCAGCGACGGATCTCGCGACGGCAAAAGTACGCGGGTGGGGCCATGCAAGCGCACTGAACGCGCGAACGGAGCATTCGAGCATCGGCAAACAATCCGCTAACAAACGGAGACCCCAACTCGCCTAATATGGAGGGTTGCCGCGACGAGTACGCTGCAACCACTCGGCAAGCTCCCGAGCGTCCGAGGGGACTCCTGTCAGCCAGCCGTTTACGATAAGTGTCGG
This region of Gemmatimonas groenlandica genomic DNA includes:
- a CDS encoding efflux RND transporter permease subunit → MSLAAYAVRRPVATLSAILAVVLLGSVSLSRLPVSLLPDVSLPVLTIRTVYTGAAAPEVSRFVAEPIEEAIGATPGLTELRSVSRNNEVTTTARFEWGTDMRATVLSVRERLDAARSQLPERADRPTLLTSDPGERPIAVLAIRQSQTQAAKDSRAQGGGDLRSLARTATEVHARRLEQIEGVSSVAVVGAPDDEIRVELDPGKLRALDLTPEDVAAAIRAENATGAGGTIRKGQFRFSVRALTEFRNPSEILDTPIGRVGAGITLRDVGTVSLGLADPQTLTRLDGTSAIGMVVYKDAGSNTVAVTRRMTDAIAQLEKEFPGVSMTVVAAQADFVVDALSNLGQEIVAGGLLSLLVIFVFLRDWRLSLAIGVTVPLSVLMALVALQALDVSINVLSLGGLALGTGLLVDTAIVVAESVGRRREEGMSLLEAAVTGTDEVAAPLFAGTLTTVLVFGPIIFVRGLAAALFRDLSLSVVTTVAASLVLALTLMPVMIVGRRKLANAAPAPIAPPKTPSAAARTLDAWGRTLTDWYERGMRWSLSHPRSVFGMAGALLAVTVVLIYTLPKEILPRVDEGVLVAAVQLPEGTSIQATAAQVARVESAARSLGAKGIYARVGKATDEEILAGADPGSSATAQLIVPVPARADAAAFAQQLRAKLPDLAKGALAIDLAGQSEFGSLIGREGRLVRVELSAPTLVESQRWADTVRTAMQTVPSLTDVRDAFAATQPIVEVSLERARMAERDIVPQQVASALAGALGGVSASELRETDRRTPIMVRYAGLRNEELETALRTPLRGVPLAQLVQVRETRAPLEVVRVGQRPVTIIEGLVESGGTAKATTDVQARMAALTLPAGVSWQVGGADAERERTSSELTLVAVLAALLMFLVLAGEFASFTIPLVVMLTVPLAGAGAVIFLWLTGQSLNAVSLIGIVVMIGMADNEAVVKLDAIRKFREDGHSIDDAIIRGGEQRLRAIAMTSITTVTGVLPLVFGWGSGGALYQPLAAGIIGGSISALLVTFFLLPTAYAVLERRTERRTASRAIRGAARVA
- a CDS encoding efflux RND transporter periplasmic adaptor subunit; this translates as MTFGLQTVAPLLLALVACNKGDAAATTDSTSATSTAAQEAAEEAGRPALALPVMAEEARDGDLVLRVTTTGQIRSDAAVKLRAEVAGTVAQLVVRPGQAVSKGQVLARLDGYPFDLSVRDAQASTDEAEQRFLESFVPESVVTGRGPTPEQRKALMNKAGLVGARLRLERAKYEQDRATIRSPVDGTVDAIEISAGEKVSAGQALLTVVDTRNLRIEAQVLEHDLPLVRVGGEASISSAGAPGRLLRGRVDALLPLVDSVTRAGRAIVRVQGDGTLRPGMYADVQLEATRLPGRRMVPSRAVIERDGRPLVFVVKDGRAQWTYIVPGRTNGVDTEVLPDSTTGQIPVNPGDQIITEGHLTLTHDAPVRVTAPREASPTPGASGERAPSDRAPKLKR
- a CDS encoding efflux RND transporter permease subunit, translating into MIRFATHRPAVVWAICVALLLAGAIAFTRLPLATRTTVELPRLSVFASWPGASPEVIETYLTSPVEAAIQGVRGVRRVSSNSNDDYAMLTVELEARADVQMARLAILERLELLRADLPPGASPPTVANYVPEGLEEAPLMSLSVFGPYTSGTLQKLLEERVSPRLGSIPGVAGVQVRGGTDMGVSVSYDPVQLRRIGISPQRLSEAIAGARMVQALGALDRGSDPTHATSQNVVLRDQPKALEDLQALPVRGPGARVFKLGELATVRAEEDARGRFFRIDGAPAVAVEISRHPGADAIKTAAALRAAIKDLEPNMPPAVRLRINNDESEDLKEELDDLALRSTIAFGCVLLVLAFTLRRWRAVAVVMGTTAVAIAATALSLYLFNIPANLLTLAGLGMGVGILVQNGLVVVERLGTEPDTPDGRARATQRIMPAIIGSTLTTAVVLFPFLYLQGDTRAAFVPFAAAFVFALGWSVFTALLVVPALGKGVAAQNAAWPRLRRLYARVLIRLLRWRAVTMVASVAVLAVLTWGFVEKVPRSSFGGFGERRTSLSVGLSFPRGSDPGTLDRGMAEFERLVVGRPEIEQVRAAARSGTSAQMSVLFTRAGGLTAVPLELQELLTQRAVLIGGASVSVVGDGPGFSSGGGGSSFATFRIQVRGYSYDGVGRVADDLKSRLERITRVREVRITSGGYFGGERGYQVTLEPDRAALTRYGLNASLLTGAIAREVRGPVGRQLLEIGGDELPVTVKAAGARDRSLEELQEAIVPTLTGAPVRIGDVAIVDAREALSTIVREDQQYIRQVSYDFRGPAKLARRTHTAFIKSLAAPAGYSIIDLTDGSPFDRDESEKGLYLVFAIGVVLVVLSVALVFDSMWGAAQVFLSLPLAIGGVVAAFWFLKTAFTREAAVGVILVIGLAVNQAILLADAALEKRRALREAGLDARLHAGQVLHAAIDRAGMILIVTLAAMASLIPLSVGTDATRLFGAIALATAGGTVAGTLGVMFVMPALLVGRRVRRTRAVVPAASL